From a region of the Mercurialis annua linkage group LG1-X, ddMerAnnu1.2, whole genome shotgun sequence genome:
- the LOC126666110 gene encoding E3 ubiquitin-protein ligase RSL1-like: MTNPNAKRKMSVSSNVDDQNDDVDDILKEQRREITEAKALFSDNDLAFNLQMEEAITASISLNPNVIPSPTLNDAVLHEDDDFDYTALLLDDVERLDQERRDREACENLMREMKKELDCRIHDQKVASEISNIPDVEWEKYGDNFEKPYVSSAAAGSSSSNGGELGLVNGEGFKVYCKGVVSEEMIREMKVVVGGIGVAICDFKDNVIFEVSKAAEVGLVKSAQGVVILEIKAIIEGLNAALSLELSRITFYCDDFMIYQYLTGRVQPSENMIATLVDQVSHLLKEFTDCQPMLVTRNDIKFAFKLARNAVVSQITWNAEPDKGKKSLKETCMICFEDKDVGQMFSVDGCLHRYCFPCMKQHVEVKLLNGMEANCPHESCQSEVSIEDCGQFLDPKLVNIISQRKKEAAIAVTEKVYCPQMRCSALMSKSECLEYTKGFFVGADKSGARKCMKCKLFFCLSCQVPWHYNVTCSDYRRSNPYARAEDAMLDSLAKQKLWRRCMMCNHIIELAQGCYHITCRCGYEFCYTCGAPWKNKKATCRCRIWDERNIIYARR; the protein is encoded by the exons ATGACAAACCCTAACGCCAAACGGAAAATGTCCGTTTCCAGTAACGTAGATGACCAAAACGACGACGTTGACGACATTCTCAAAGAACAACGCCGTGAAATCACAGAAGCCAAAGCTCTCTTCTCCGACAATGATCTCGCTTTTAATCTCCAGATGGAAGAAGCCATAACCGCTTCTATTTCACTAAACCCTAACGTTATTCCCTCGCCAACCCTAAATGACGCCGTTTTGCACGAGGATGATGATTTTGATTACACGGCTTTACTGCTAGACGACGTGGAGAGGCTGGATCAAGAACGTAGGGACCGTGAGGCGTGTGAGAATTTAATGAGGGAAATGAAAAAAGAGCTGGACTGTAGGATTCATGATCAGAAAGTAGCTAGTGAAATCTCCAACATTCCTGACGTTGAATGGGAGAAATACGGTGATAATTTTGAGAAGCCGTACGTTTCGTCGGCCGCGGCGGGCTCTAGTAGCAGTAACGGTGGGGAACTGGGGCTGGTGAATGGTGAGGGATTTAAGGTGTATTGTAAGGGAGTAGTGAGTGAAGAAATGATTAGAGAAATGAAGGTGGTTGTTGGTGGCATTGGAGTGGCCATTTGTGATTTTAAGGATAATGTGATTTTTGAAGTTAGTAAGGCTGCGGAAGTTGGTCTTGTTAAGAGTGCTCAAGGGGTTGTCATTCTGGAAATTAAAGCTATTATTGAAGGATTGAATGCTGCTTTGAGTCTGGAATTGAGCAGAATTACCTTTTATTGCGATGATTTTATGATCTACCAATAT CTTACAGGTAGGGTTCAACCATCTGAAAATATGATTGCAACCTTGGTCGACCAGGTGTCTCATCTTCTTAAAGAGTTTACCGATTGTCAGCCAATGCTTGTGACACGCAATGATATAAAGTTTGCATTTAAACTGGCCAGAAATGCTGTCGTATCTCAGATCACATGGAATGCAGAACCTGACAAAGGAAAAAAGAGTTTGAAGGAGACTTGCATGATTTGCTTTGAGGATAAAGATGTAGGTCAGATGTTTTCCGTTGATGGTTGTTTGCATAGATATTGTTTTCCTTGTATGAAACAGCACGTTGAAGTGAAATTACTTAATGGGATGGAGGCAAATTGTCCTCATGAAAGCTGCCAATCTGAAGTTAGTATCGAAGATTGTGGACAGTTTCTTGATCCTAAATTAGTTAATATTATTAGCCAGAGGAAAAAGGAAGCTGCAATTGCCGTGACTGAGAAGGTTTACTGTCCACAAATGAGGTGCTCAGCATTAATGTCAAAAAGTGAATGTCTGGAATATACCAAGGGTTTTTTTGTTGGTGCTGATAAGTCTGGAGCTAGGAAATGCATGAAATGCAAATTATTTTTCTGCCTTAGCTGCCAAGTCCCTTGGCACTATAATGTGACATGCAGTGATTATAGAAGATCCAACCCTTATGCCCGTGCTGAAGATGCAATGCTTGACTCACTTGCCAAACAGAAACTGTGGCGCCGATGCATGATGTGCAATCATATAATTGAACTCGCTCAAGGTTGCTACCACATCACTTGCAG ATGCGGTTATGAGTTCTGTTATACTTGTGGAGCTCCTTGGAAGAACAAGAAAGCTACTTGTAGGTGCCGGATTTGGGATGAAAGGAACATTATATATGCAAGGCGATGA
- the LOC126665576 gene encoding ATP synthase subunit d, mitochondrial produces MSGAVKKVADAAFKASKNIDWDGMGKLLVSDEARKEFATLRRAFDEVNSQLETKFSQEPEPVNWEYYRKNIGSRLVDMYKEAYDSIEVPKYVDTVTPQYKPKFDSLLVELKEAEQKSLKESERLEKEIIDVQELKTKLSTMTADEYFAKHPELKKKFDDEIRNDYWGY; encoded by the exons ATGAGCGGAGCGGTGAAGAAGGTAGCGGATGCAGCATTCAAGGCATCAAAGAACATAGATTGGGATGGCATGGGTAAGCTCCTCGTTTCCGACGAAGCTCGCAAAGAGTTCGCCACTCTCCGTCGCGCTTTCGATGAAGTTAACTCTCAGCTCGAAACTAAGTTCAGTCAG GAACCTGAACCAGTAAACTGGGAATATTACAGAAAGAATATTGGTTCTCGCTTGGTTGATATGTACAAGGAAGCATATGACA GCATTGAGGTCCCCAAATATGTGGACACTGTAACTCCTCAATACAAACCAAAATTTGACTCCCTG CTGGTGGAACTGAAAGAAGCCGAGCAGAAGTCTCTTAAGGAGTCTGAAAGACTAGAAAAAGAGATTATTGATGTCCAAGAGTTGAAG ACTAAACTCAGTACCATGACGGCCGACGAATACTTTGCAAAGCACCCCGAGTTAAAGAAGAAGTTTGATGATGAAATCCGCAATGATTATTGGGGTTATTGA